The following are from one region of the Salvelinus fontinalis isolate EN_2023a chromosome 5, ASM2944872v1, whole genome shotgun sequence genome:
- the uso1 gene encoding general vesicular transport factor p115 isoform X1 — protein sequence MTMNFFRGVMGGQPAGPQPTGAETIHKLCDRVASSTLLEDRRDAVRALKSLSKKYRLEVGTQAMDHLIHILQTDRSDSEILGYALDTLYNIICNDEEEEQDESEDMAAAPPIPVSGKHKNVPVSDENAQKHEEDLGVLFTDKFLGDSESVTLLLTLLEEFDFHVRWPGVKLLTALLKNQCNQVQGVILVSPMGVSRLMDLLADSREVIRNDGLLLLQQLTKGNAAIQKIVAFENAFERLLDIITEEGSSDGGIVVEDCLLLLVNLLKNNSSNQNFFKEGSYIQRMKPWFEVGDDNSGWSAQKVTNLHLMLQLVRVMVSPVNSPGATSSCQKSMYQCGLLQQLCTILMATGVPADILTETINTVSEVIRGSQINQDYFASVNAPSNPPRPAIVVLLMSMVNERQPFVLRCAVLYCFQCFLYKNQKGQGEIVATLLPSTIDANSISAGQLLCGGLFSADSLSNWCAAVALAHALQDNLTQKEQLLRVQLATSLGKPPVSLLQQCTNILSQGDKINRRGSKVQTRVGLLMLLCTWISNCPIAVTHFLHNQENVPFLTGQISENLGEDERLVQGLCALLLGICIYYNDNSLENYTKEKLKQLIEKRIGKENFVEKLGFVTKHELYSRAAQKPQPVFPSPEQMLFDHEFTKLVKELEGVITKAVHKTSEEEKKEEEVKKTLEQHDSIVIQYKDLIRDQDTQIQELREQVSTLTLNSEQMQNQVTQQQSQIQQHKDQYNILKLKLGKDSQGLSSSQGEGAHVNGLHSEELGQLREEVEELRRQHTLQRTQLSDKDSLINTLRCGAAAAAQTAEGGAGGSDNTELLGEVESLRSRVQAQCAEISQLQTERLELIRRAEAVSSAPASSSESSADTVKVSELESRLAAQTTETERLKEECRGLREGHAGLEQQLASAQSTVAIEQTEKTKLQQEVQESKKEQDDLLMLLADQDQKILNLKQRLRDLGETIDEDEDDLDARDQFGEDDDDDDEEEDEENND from the exons ATGACAATGAATTTCTTCAGGGGAGTGATGGGTGGACAACCCGCGGGGCCACAGCCGACTGGAGCAGAGACG ATCCATAAGCTGTGTGACCGCGTGGCCTCCTCCACACTCCTGGAGGACCGCAGGGATGCTGTCCGAGCCCTTAAATCGCTCTCGAAG AAATATCGCTTGGAAGTTGGCACTCAGGCTATGGACCACCTGATTCACATACTGCAAACTGACAG GTCGGACTCTGAAATCCTTGGCTACGCTTTGGACACACTCTATAATATCATCTGCaacgatgaagaggaggaacAAG ACGAATCTGAAG ACATGGCGGCCGCACCCCCTATCCCTGTCTCAGGGAAGCATAAGAACGTGCCTGTGTCTG ATGAGAACGCCCAGAAGCATGAGGAAGACCTGGGAGTCCTGTTCACTGACAAGTTCCTCGGTGACTCTGAGAGTGTGACACTTCTACTGACTCTGTTAGAG gAGTTTGACTTCCACGTGCGGTGgccaggagtgaagctgctcacCGCTCTGTTGAAGAACCAGTGTAACCAGGTCCAGGGCGTCATCCTGGTCAGCCCTATGG GTGTTTCTAGACTGATGGACCTATTAGCTGACTCCAGAGAAGTCATCCGTAATGAT GGTCTGCTGTTGCTGCAGCAGCTGACCAAAGGCAACGCGGCCATCCAGAAGATCGTGGCGTTTGAGAACGCTTTCGAGCGTCTCCTAGATATCATAACAGAGGAGGGCAGCAGTGATGGAG GTATCGTAGTGGAGGACTGTCTCCTGCTGCTCGTCAACCTGCTGAAGAACAACAGCTCCAACCAGAACTTCTTCAAGGAGGGCTCCTACATCCAGAGGATGAAGCCCTGGTTCGAGGTGGGAGACGACAACTCTGGCTGGTCCGCCCAGAAGGTCACCAACCTCCACCTCATGCTGCAG TTGGTGCGAGTCATGGTCTCCCCGGTCAACTCTCCTGGAGCCACCAGTAGTTGTCAGAAGTCAATGTACCAGTGTGGCCTGCTGCAGCAGCTCTGCACCATCCTCATGGCCACTGGCGTGCCTGCTGACATACTCACTGAG ACCATCAACACTGTATCGGAGGTGATCCGCGGCTCACAGATCAACCAGGACTACTTTGCATCTGTCAACGCTCCCTCCAACCCCCCAAG ACCTGCCATAGTGGTGCTGCTGATGTCCATGGTCAACGAGAGGCAGCCGTTCGTGCTGCGCTGTGCCGTTCTCTACTGCTTCCAGTGTTTTCTCTACAAGAACCAGAAGGGCCAGGGGGAGATCGTAGCCACCCTACTGCCCTCCACCATCGACG ccaACTCTATCTCGGCGGGCCAGCTGCTGTGCGGGGGCCTGTTCTCGGCTGACTCCCTGTCTAACTGGTGTGCTGCAGTGGCCCTGGCCCACGCCCTGCAGGACAACCTGACCCAGAAAGAGCAGCTCCTCCGGGTGCAGCTGGCCACCAGCCTGGGCAAGCCCCCCGTTTCCCTGCTGCAGCAGTGCACCAACATCCTCTCACAG GGGGATAAGATCAACCGGAGG GGCAGTAAAGTGCAGACGCGGGTCGGTCTCCTCATGCTGCTGTGTACCTGGATCAGTAACTGTCCCATCGCCGTCACACACTTCCTGCACAACCAGGAGAACGTCCCCTTC CTGACAGGTCAGATCTCAGAGAACCTGGGGGAGGATGAGAGGCTAGTGCAGGGCCTGTGTGCCCTCCTACTGGGTATCTGCATCTACTACAACGACAACTCTCTGGAGAACTACACCAA AGAGAAGCTGAAGCAGCTGATCGAAAAGCGCATTGGGAAGGAGAACTTTGTGGAGAAGCTGGGTTTCGTCACTAAACACGAGCTGTACTCCCGCGCTGCACAGAAGCCCCAGCCCGTCTTCCCCTCCCCTGAACAGATGCTGTTCGACCACGAGTTCACCAAGCTGGTCAAAGAACTGGAAG GCGTGATAACGAAAGCTGTCCACAAGACGAgcgaggaggagaagaaggaggaggaggtgaagaagACTCTGGAGCAACATGACAGCATCGTCATCCAGTACAAAGATCTCATCAGAGATCAG GACACCCAGATCCAGGAGCTGAGGGAGCAGGTTTCCACCCTGACTCTGAACAGCGAACAGATGCAGAACCAGGTCACACAGCAGCAGTCCCAGATCCAGCAACACAAAGACCAGTACAACATCCTCAAGCTGAAACTAG GTAAAGACAGCCAGGGTCTGTCCTCCAGCCAGGGAGAGGGAGCTCACGTTAACGGGCTCCACTCAGAGGAGCTGGGACAGctgagagaagaggtggaggagctCCGCAGACAACACACACTACAACGCACACAGCTCAGCGACAAGGACTCACTCATCAacacactg AGGTGCGGGGCGGCAGCAGCAGCACAGACAGCGGAAGGTGGAGCGGGAGGGTCCGACAACACAGAGCTTCTTGGG GAGGTGGAGTCGTTGAGGAGTCGTGTCCAGGCTCAGTGTGCAGAGATCAGCCAgctgcagacagagagactggagcTCATCAGGAGAGCTGAGGCAGTG tCCTCGGCCCCGGCCTCCAGCAGTGAGAGCTCGGCAGACACAGTTAAAGTATCTGAACTGGAGAGCAGGCTGGCTGCTCagaccacagagacagagagacttaaG gAGGAGTGTCGGGGCCTGAGGGAGGGCCATGCGGGGCTGGAGCAGCAGTTGGCGTCGGCCCAGAGCACGGTGGCCATCGAGCAGACGGAGAAGACCAAGCTGCAGCAGGAGGTGCAGGAGTCCAAGAAGGAGCAGGACGACCTCCTCATGCTGCTGGCCGACCAGGACCAGAAGATCCTCAACCTCAAGCAACGTCTCAGAGACCTGGGAGAGACG ATTGATGAAGACGAAGATGACCTAGACGCCAGGGACCAATTCGGTGAAGATGACGAcgacgatgatgaggaggaggatgaagagaacAATGACTAG
- the uso1 gene encoding general vesicular transport factor p115 isoform X2, translating to MTMNFFRGVMGGQPAGPQPTGAETIHKLCDRVASSTLLEDRRDAVRALKSLSKKYRLEVGTQAMDHLIHILQTDRSDSEILGYALDTLYNIICNDEEEEQDMAAAPPIPVSGKHKNVPVSDENAQKHEEDLGVLFTDKFLGDSESVTLLLTLLEEFDFHVRWPGVKLLTALLKNQCNQVQGVILVSPMGVSRLMDLLADSREVIRNDGLLLLQQLTKGNAAIQKIVAFENAFERLLDIITEEGSSDGGIVVEDCLLLLVNLLKNNSSNQNFFKEGSYIQRMKPWFEVGDDNSGWSAQKVTNLHLMLQLVRVMVSPVNSPGATSSCQKSMYQCGLLQQLCTILMATGVPADILTETINTVSEVIRGSQINQDYFASVNAPSNPPRPAIVVLLMSMVNERQPFVLRCAVLYCFQCFLYKNQKGQGEIVATLLPSTIDANSISAGQLLCGGLFSADSLSNWCAAVALAHALQDNLTQKEQLLRVQLATSLGKPPVSLLQQCTNILSQGDKINRRGSKVQTRVGLLMLLCTWISNCPIAVTHFLHNQENVPFLTGQISENLGEDERLVQGLCALLLGICIYYNDNSLENYTKEKLKQLIEKRIGKENFVEKLGFVTKHELYSRAAQKPQPVFPSPEQMLFDHEFTKLVKELEGVITKAVHKTSEEEKKEEEVKKTLEQHDSIVIQYKDLIRDQDTQIQELREQVSTLTLNSEQMQNQVTQQQSQIQQHKDQYNILKLKLGKDSQGLSSSQGEGAHVNGLHSEELGQLREEVEELRRQHTLQRTQLSDKDSLINTLRCGAAAAAQTAEGGAGGSDNTELLGEVESLRSRVQAQCAEISQLQTERLELIRRAEAVSSAPASSSESSADTVKVSELESRLAAQTTETERLKEECRGLREGHAGLEQQLASAQSTVAIEQTEKTKLQQEVQESKKEQDDLLMLLADQDQKILNLKQRLRDLGETIDEDEDDLDARDQFGEDDDDDDEEEDEENND from the exons ATGACAATGAATTTCTTCAGGGGAGTGATGGGTGGACAACCCGCGGGGCCACAGCCGACTGGAGCAGAGACG ATCCATAAGCTGTGTGACCGCGTGGCCTCCTCCACACTCCTGGAGGACCGCAGGGATGCTGTCCGAGCCCTTAAATCGCTCTCGAAG AAATATCGCTTGGAAGTTGGCACTCAGGCTATGGACCACCTGATTCACATACTGCAAACTGACAG GTCGGACTCTGAAATCCTTGGCTACGCTTTGGACACACTCTATAATATCATCTGCaacgatgaagaggaggaacAAG ACATGGCGGCCGCACCCCCTATCCCTGTCTCAGGGAAGCATAAGAACGTGCCTGTGTCTG ATGAGAACGCCCAGAAGCATGAGGAAGACCTGGGAGTCCTGTTCACTGACAAGTTCCTCGGTGACTCTGAGAGTGTGACACTTCTACTGACTCTGTTAGAG gAGTTTGACTTCCACGTGCGGTGgccaggagtgaagctgctcacCGCTCTGTTGAAGAACCAGTGTAACCAGGTCCAGGGCGTCATCCTGGTCAGCCCTATGG GTGTTTCTAGACTGATGGACCTATTAGCTGACTCCAGAGAAGTCATCCGTAATGAT GGTCTGCTGTTGCTGCAGCAGCTGACCAAAGGCAACGCGGCCATCCAGAAGATCGTGGCGTTTGAGAACGCTTTCGAGCGTCTCCTAGATATCATAACAGAGGAGGGCAGCAGTGATGGAG GTATCGTAGTGGAGGACTGTCTCCTGCTGCTCGTCAACCTGCTGAAGAACAACAGCTCCAACCAGAACTTCTTCAAGGAGGGCTCCTACATCCAGAGGATGAAGCCCTGGTTCGAGGTGGGAGACGACAACTCTGGCTGGTCCGCCCAGAAGGTCACCAACCTCCACCTCATGCTGCAG TTGGTGCGAGTCATGGTCTCCCCGGTCAACTCTCCTGGAGCCACCAGTAGTTGTCAGAAGTCAATGTACCAGTGTGGCCTGCTGCAGCAGCTCTGCACCATCCTCATGGCCACTGGCGTGCCTGCTGACATACTCACTGAG ACCATCAACACTGTATCGGAGGTGATCCGCGGCTCACAGATCAACCAGGACTACTTTGCATCTGTCAACGCTCCCTCCAACCCCCCAAG ACCTGCCATAGTGGTGCTGCTGATGTCCATGGTCAACGAGAGGCAGCCGTTCGTGCTGCGCTGTGCCGTTCTCTACTGCTTCCAGTGTTTTCTCTACAAGAACCAGAAGGGCCAGGGGGAGATCGTAGCCACCCTACTGCCCTCCACCATCGACG ccaACTCTATCTCGGCGGGCCAGCTGCTGTGCGGGGGCCTGTTCTCGGCTGACTCCCTGTCTAACTGGTGTGCTGCAGTGGCCCTGGCCCACGCCCTGCAGGACAACCTGACCCAGAAAGAGCAGCTCCTCCGGGTGCAGCTGGCCACCAGCCTGGGCAAGCCCCCCGTTTCCCTGCTGCAGCAGTGCACCAACATCCTCTCACAG GGGGATAAGATCAACCGGAGG GGCAGTAAAGTGCAGACGCGGGTCGGTCTCCTCATGCTGCTGTGTACCTGGATCAGTAACTGTCCCATCGCCGTCACACACTTCCTGCACAACCAGGAGAACGTCCCCTTC CTGACAGGTCAGATCTCAGAGAACCTGGGGGAGGATGAGAGGCTAGTGCAGGGCCTGTGTGCCCTCCTACTGGGTATCTGCATCTACTACAACGACAACTCTCTGGAGAACTACACCAA AGAGAAGCTGAAGCAGCTGATCGAAAAGCGCATTGGGAAGGAGAACTTTGTGGAGAAGCTGGGTTTCGTCACTAAACACGAGCTGTACTCCCGCGCTGCACAGAAGCCCCAGCCCGTCTTCCCCTCCCCTGAACAGATGCTGTTCGACCACGAGTTCACCAAGCTGGTCAAAGAACTGGAAG GCGTGATAACGAAAGCTGTCCACAAGACGAgcgaggaggagaagaaggaggaggaggtgaagaagACTCTGGAGCAACATGACAGCATCGTCATCCAGTACAAAGATCTCATCAGAGATCAG GACACCCAGATCCAGGAGCTGAGGGAGCAGGTTTCCACCCTGACTCTGAACAGCGAACAGATGCAGAACCAGGTCACACAGCAGCAGTCCCAGATCCAGCAACACAAAGACCAGTACAACATCCTCAAGCTGAAACTAG GTAAAGACAGCCAGGGTCTGTCCTCCAGCCAGGGAGAGGGAGCTCACGTTAACGGGCTCCACTCAGAGGAGCTGGGACAGctgagagaagaggtggaggagctCCGCAGACAACACACACTACAACGCACACAGCTCAGCGACAAGGACTCACTCATCAacacactg AGGTGCGGGGCGGCAGCAGCAGCACAGACAGCGGAAGGTGGAGCGGGAGGGTCCGACAACACAGAGCTTCTTGGG GAGGTGGAGTCGTTGAGGAGTCGTGTCCAGGCTCAGTGTGCAGAGATCAGCCAgctgcagacagagagactggagcTCATCAGGAGAGCTGAGGCAGTG tCCTCGGCCCCGGCCTCCAGCAGTGAGAGCTCGGCAGACACAGTTAAAGTATCTGAACTGGAGAGCAGGCTGGCTGCTCagaccacagagacagagagacttaaG gAGGAGTGTCGGGGCCTGAGGGAGGGCCATGCGGGGCTGGAGCAGCAGTTGGCGTCGGCCCAGAGCACGGTGGCCATCGAGCAGACGGAGAAGACCAAGCTGCAGCAGGAGGTGCAGGAGTCCAAGAAGGAGCAGGACGACCTCCTCATGCTGCTGGCCGACCAGGACCAGAAGATCCTCAACCTCAAGCAACGTCTCAGAGACCTGGGAGAGACG ATTGATGAAGACGAAGATGACCTAGACGCCAGGGACCAATTCGGTGAAGATGACGAcgacgatgatgaggaggaggatgaagagaacAATGACTAG
- the uso1 gene encoding general vesicular transport factor p115 isoform X3: MTMNFFRGVMGGQPAGPQPTGAETIHKLCDRVASSTLLEDRRDAVRALKSLSKKYRLEVGTQAMDHLIHILQTDRSDSEILGYALDTLYNIICNDEEEEQDESEDMAAAPPIPVSGKHKNVPVSDENAQKHEEDLGVLFTDKFLGDSESVTLLLTLLEEFDFHVRWPGVKLLTALLKNQCNQVQGVILVSPMGVSRLMDLLADSREVIRNDGLLLLQQLTKGNAAIQKIVAFENAFERLLDIITEEGSSDGGIVVEDCLLLLVNLLKNNSSNQNFFKEGSYIQRMKPWFEVGDDNSGWSAQKVTNLHLMLQLVRVMVSPVNSPGATSSCQKSMYQCGLLQQLCTILMATGVPADILTETINTVSEVIRGSQINQDYFASVNAPSNPPRPAIVVLLMSMVNERQPFVLRCAVLYCFQCFLYKNQKGQGEIVATLLPSTIDANSISAGQLLCGGLFSADSLSNWCAAVALAHALQDNLTQKEQLLRVQLATSLGKPPVSLLQQCTNILSQGSKVQTRVGLLMLLCTWISNCPIAVTHFLHNQENVPFLTGQISENLGEDERLVQGLCALLLGICIYYNDNSLENYTKEKLKQLIEKRIGKENFVEKLGFVTKHELYSRAAQKPQPVFPSPEQMLFDHEFTKLVKELEGVITKAVHKTSEEEKKEEEVKKTLEQHDSIVIQYKDLIRDQDTQIQELREQVSTLTLNSEQMQNQVTQQQSQIQQHKDQYNILKLKLGKDSQGLSSSQGEGAHVNGLHSEELGQLREEVEELRRQHTLQRTQLSDKDSLINTLRCGAAAAAQTAEGGAGGSDNTELLGEVESLRSRVQAQCAEISQLQTERLELIRRAEAVSSAPASSSESSADTVKVSELESRLAAQTTETERLKEECRGLREGHAGLEQQLASAQSTVAIEQTEKTKLQQEVQESKKEQDDLLMLLADQDQKILNLKQRLRDLGETIDEDEDDLDARDQFGEDDDDDDEEEDEENND, translated from the exons ATGACAATGAATTTCTTCAGGGGAGTGATGGGTGGACAACCCGCGGGGCCACAGCCGACTGGAGCAGAGACG ATCCATAAGCTGTGTGACCGCGTGGCCTCCTCCACACTCCTGGAGGACCGCAGGGATGCTGTCCGAGCCCTTAAATCGCTCTCGAAG AAATATCGCTTGGAAGTTGGCACTCAGGCTATGGACCACCTGATTCACATACTGCAAACTGACAG GTCGGACTCTGAAATCCTTGGCTACGCTTTGGACACACTCTATAATATCATCTGCaacgatgaagaggaggaacAAG ACGAATCTGAAG ACATGGCGGCCGCACCCCCTATCCCTGTCTCAGGGAAGCATAAGAACGTGCCTGTGTCTG ATGAGAACGCCCAGAAGCATGAGGAAGACCTGGGAGTCCTGTTCACTGACAAGTTCCTCGGTGACTCTGAGAGTGTGACACTTCTACTGACTCTGTTAGAG gAGTTTGACTTCCACGTGCGGTGgccaggagtgaagctgctcacCGCTCTGTTGAAGAACCAGTGTAACCAGGTCCAGGGCGTCATCCTGGTCAGCCCTATGG GTGTTTCTAGACTGATGGACCTATTAGCTGACTCCAGAGAAGTCATCCGTAATGAT GGTCTGCTGTTGCTGCAGCAGCTGACCAAAGGCAACGCGGCCATCCAGAAGATCGTGGCGTTTGAGAACGCTTTCGAGCGTCTCCTAGATATCATAACAGAGGAGGGCAGCAGTGATGGAG GTATCGTAGTGGAGGACTGTCTCCTGCTGCTCGTCAACCTGCTGAAGAACAACAGCTCCAACCAGAACTTCTTCAAGGAGGGCTCCTACATCCAGAGGATGAAGCCCTGGTTCGAGGTGGGAGACGACAACTCTGGCTGGTCCGCCCAGAAGGTCACCAACCTCCACCTCATGCTGCAG TTGGTGCGAGTCATGGTCTCCCCGGTCAACTCTCCTGGAGCCACCAGTAGTTGTCAGAAGTCAATGTACCAGTGTGGCCTGCTGCAGCAGCTCTGCACCATCCTCATGGCCACTGGCGTGCCTGCTGACATACTCACTGAG ACCATCAACACTGTATCGGAGGTGATCCGCGGCTCACAGATCAACCAGGACTACTTTGCATCTGTCAACGCTCCCTCCAACCCCCCAAG ACCTGCCATAGTGGTGCTGCTGATGTCCATGGTCAACGAGAGGCAGCCGTTCGTGCTGCGCTGTGCCGTTCTCTACTGCTTCCAGTGTTTTCTCTACAAGAACCAGAAGGGCCAGGGGGAGATCGTAGCCACCCTACTGCCCTCCACCATCGACG ccaACTCTATCTCGGCGGGCCAGCTGCTGTGCGGGGGCCTGTTCTCGGCTGACTCCCTGTCTAACTGGTGTGCTGCAGTGGCCCTGGCCCACGCCCTGCAGGACAACCTGACCCAGAAAGAGCAGCTCCTCCGGGTGCAGCTGGCCACCAGCCTGGGCAAGCCCCCCGTTTCCCTGCTGCAGCAGTGCACCAACATCCTCTCACAG GGCAGTAAAGTGCAGACGCGGGTCGGTCTCCTCATGCTGCTGTGTACCTGGATCAGTAACTGTCCCATCGCCGTCACACACTTCCTGCACAACCAGGAGAACGTCCCCTTC CTGACAGGTCAGATCTCAGAGAACCTGGGGGAGGATGAGAGGCTAGTGCAGGGCCTGTGTGCCCTCCTACTGGGTATCTGCATCTACTACAACGACAACTCTCTGGAGAACTACACCAA AGAGAAGCTGAAGCAGCTGATCGAAAAGCGCATTGGGAAGGAGAACTTTGTGGAGAAGCTGGGTTTCGTCACTAAACACGAGCTGTACTCCCGCGCTGCACAGAAGCCCCAGCCCGTCTTCCCCTCCCCTGAACAGATGCTGTTCGACCACGAGTTCACCAAGCTGGTCAAAGAACTGGAAG GCGTGATAACGAAAGCTGTCCACAAGACGAgcgaggaggagaagaaggaggaggaggtgaagaagACTCTGGAGCAACATGACAGCATCGTCATCCAGTACAAAGATCTCATCAGAGATCAG GACACCCAGATCCAGGAGCTGAGGGAGCAGGTTTCCACCCTGACTCTGAACAGCGAACAGATGCAGAACCAGGTCACACAGCAGCAGTCCCAGATCCAGCAACACAAAGACCAGTACAACATCCTCAAGCTGAAACTAG GTAAAGACAGCCAGGGTCTGTCCTCCAGCCAGGGAGAGGGAGCTCACGTTAACGGGCTCCACTCAGAGGAGCTGGGACAGctgagagaagaggtggaggagctCCGCAGACAACACACACTACAACGCACACAGCTCAGCGACAAGGACTCACTCATCAacacactg AGGTGCGGGGCGGCAGCAGCAGCACAGACAGCGGAAGGTGGAGCGGGAGGGTCCGACAACACAGAGCTTCTTGGG GAGGTGGAGTCGTTGAGGAGTCGTGTCCAGGCTCAGTGTGCAGAGATCAGCCAgctgcagacagagagactggagcTCATCAGGAGAGCTGAGGCAGTG tCCTCGGCCCCGGCCTCCAGCAGTGAGAGCTCGGCAGACACAGTTAAAGTATCTGAACTGGAGAGCAGGCTGGCTGCTCagaccacagagacagagagacttaaG gAGGAGTGTCGGGGCCTGAGGGAGGGCCATGCGGGGCTGGAGCAGCAGTTGGCGTCGGCCCAGAGCACGGTGGCCATCGAGCAGACGGAGAAGACCAAGCTGCAGCAGGAGGTGCAGGAGTCCAAGAAGGAGCAGGACGACCTCCTCATGCTGCTGGCCGACCAGGACCAGAAGATCCTCAACCTCAAGCAACGTCTCAGAGACCTGGGAGAGACG ATTGATGAAGACGAAGATGACCTAGACGCCAGGGACCAATTCGGTGAAGATGACGAcgacgatgatgaggaggaggatgaagagaacAATGACTAG